From a region of the Corythoichthys intestinalis isolate RoL2023-P3 chromosome 7, ASM3026506v1, whole genome shotgun sequence genome:
- the kdr gene encoding vascular endothelial growth factor receptor 2, with protein MAWMFLILIFSLELCYIAAIEPRFTSEPPTLSVTGVHRMNKSDNLELTCSGRQYLRWITPLTSARFSISDCRGSGLFCMELKITNATVNETGQYRCLYRDLKTEGSKTSASVHVFVRDDKVPFVPSGKDYEVVFIREGERVVIPCRGSLENLNVTLHTEYPNKEFHPDGKDSLWDAKTGFTIPSHLISYAGLVSCQTRIGDETFKSPLYVVAVVGYKIYDLTLTPTQVRLSVGERLKLICIAFTELNVGIEFNWTHAGLPLITGNSSRAANMTAHKKKLWDSLELSNTLTVDNVTVEHTGEYTCTASSGAMEKSASAFLKVHEKPFIDMKEPWNDVWEVNVGGLFPTSIPVKYSAYPEPSFKWLKNGLPLKEDHRIKPRSDAIIFNGVTETDAGNYTIILSNKIKDEQRSFQLLVNVPPHIIEKEVAVDTDVFLYGSSPMLRCTARGFPTPTHIQWQWMPMADCPEAFLPELLHSEEQIAYCKAWRDIHNGTAHNPVERISTDVDHAQKKMVSSLKFQKAEVHALYRCTAANKIGKDSRVIFFHVTRGLELSVSPSVPLEEGRVALWCKADGLIYGNLAWYHVTNVSGWERAAGVQPCRSLVLPSKPLLRHVTSEGDRGTNVSLELLLPNASRQDEGLYACQVENIKTRERTCLLRYLSLRGLEAPRILNNLTDQKVNVSTTVTLLCDATGTPDPKVVWTKNNHTVVEGSGVILSRRSHVLTIQRVKQDDGGLYSCSACNSHGCDTSQAFLTTEGAEEKTNVELIVPIGSVVIAMFFWLLIVFVIRGRKRPNGGELKTGYLSMILDSEDVPMDEQCERLTYDANKWEFPRDRLKLGDPLGRGAFGQVVEAAAFGIEKVATCTTVAVKMLKEGATSSEYRALMSELKILIHIGHHLNVVNLLGACTKTGGPLMVIVEYCKHGNLSSYLKSKRGEYSPYKRKRTDSRRWTSTVDDVTEGDLGLGKIAQLDICTGTADRASGHSNPQDESTDEDHLTMEDLISYSFQVAKGMEFLSSRKCIHRDLAARNILLSENNVVKICDFGLARDVYKDPDYVRKGDARLPLKWMAPETIFDRVYTTQSDVWSFGVLLWEIFSLGASPYPGVCIDETFCRRLKEGTRMRPPEYATSEIYQTMLDCWLDRPTDRPTFAELVEHLGNLLQASVRQDGKDYIPLTAGGDTMGVPGYTTPQSREALDAQPHYDNAVSFGQGETCSRRLSVKTFDDVPVEHNSVMEGHIDSSADEAKGLNPQLLTTHNFSQLLRCKSKESLASGSSNQTSGYQSGYHSDDADTPVYANEEAIVKHAMLLKKQKPPPIHKFGMEIRYSTPPV; from the exons ATGGCTTGGATGTTTTTGATTTTAATTTTTAGTCTGGAACTTTGTTACATTGCTG CTATCGAGCCGCGCTTCACTTCTGAGCCGCCAACGCTGAGTGTCACTGGCGTCCACAGGATGAACAAATCGGACAATTTAGAGCTCACATGCAG TGGTCGTCAATACCTGCGATGGATCACCCCTCTCACCAGTGCTCGCTTTTCAATCAGCGACTGTCGCGGATCGGGACTCTTTTGCATGGAGCTGAAGATCACCAACGCCACCGTAAACGAGACGGGACAATACAGGTGTTTGTACCGCGATCTCAAAACTGAAGGTAGCAAGACATCAGCGTCAGTTCACGTGTTTGTTCGAG ATGACAAGGTGCCGTTTGTCCCGTCTGGGAAGGATTACGAGGTGGTGTTCATCCGGGAAGGCGAACGGGTGGTTATCCCATGTCGAGGGTCTCTGGAAAACCTCAACGTAACACTTCATACC GAGTATCCAAACAAGGAGTTCCATCCTGACGGGAAAGACTCCTTGTGGGATGCAAAAACCGGCTTTACCATCCCCAGTCATCTGATCAGCTACGCTGGCCTAGTCTCTTGTCAGACCCGCATCGGCGACGAGACATTCAAGTCTCCCCTCTACGTGGTGGCAGTCGttg GATACAAGATCTACGATTTAACCCTGACCCCGACACAAGTCAGGCTATCCGTCGGGGAGCGTCTGAAGCTGATTTGTATTGCGTTCACGGAACTCAATGTGGGCATCGAGTTCAACTGGACGCACGCTGGACTGCCTTTG ATAACAGGTAACAGTTCAAGGGCGGCTAACATGACGGCGCACAAGAAGAAGCTCTGGGACTCATTGGAGTTGTCCAACACGCTAACGGTGGATAACGTGACAGTGGAGCACACTGGTGAATACACCTGCACCGCCTCCAGTGGCGCTATGGAGAAGAGCGCTTCGGCCTTCCTCAAGGTCCATG AGAAGCCGTTTATTGACATGAAGGAGCCGTGGAATGATGTATGGGAGGTGAATGTGGGAGGTTTGTTTCCCAcctccatacctgtcaagtacTCAGCATATCCCGAACCAAGCTTTAAATG GTTAAAAAATGGTCTTCCCCTGAAGGAAGACCACCGGATTAAGCCAAGAAGTGACGCCATCATTTTCAACGGCGTTACCGAAACGGATGCGGGCAACTATACCATCATCCTCAGCAACAAGATAAAAGACGAGCAGAGATCTTTCCAGCTTCTGGTTAATG TTCCTCCTCATATCATCGAGAAGGAAGTGGCGGTCGACACTGATGTTTTCCTGTATGGCAGCAGTCCCATGCTGCGATGCACTGCTCGAGGCTTCCCCACGCCCACGCACATCCAGTGGCAGTGGATGCCCATGGCTGACTGTCCAGAAGCCTTCCT GCCTGAACTGTTGCACTCTGAGGAACAAATAGCGTACTGCAAGGCTTGGCGCGACATCCACAATGGCACTGCACACAACCCCGTGGAACGGATTTCCACTGATGTTGATCATGCCCAGAAG aaaatGGTGAGCTCGCTGAAATTTCAGAAAGCCGAAGTTCACGCTCTCTACCGATGCACGGCTGCAAACAAAATCGGAAAGGATTCCCGTGTCATTTTCTTCCACGTGACAC GCGGTTTGGAGCTGAGTGTGTCGCCGTCCGTACCCCTGGAGGAAGGACGTGTAGCTCTGTGGTGCAAGGCGGACGGGCTGATCTATGGCAACCTGGCCTGGTACCACGTGACCAACGTGTCCGGTTGGGAGCGGGCGGCAGGCGTGCAGCCGTGCCGTTCATTGGTGCTGCCGTCGAAACCGCTGTTGCGGCACGTTACGTCAGAAGGGGATCGCGGCACCAATGTGAGCTTAGAGCTGCTTCTGCCTAATGCTTCCCGCCAGGACGAGGGTCTTTACGCTTGCCAGGTAGAGAACATCAAGACCCGAGAGAGGACCTGCCTGCTGCGCTACCTGTCGCTCAGAG GTCTGGAGGCTCCAAGAATCTTAAACAATCTTACCGACCAAAAAGTCAATGTGAGCACCACTGTCACGCTGTTGTGTGACGCTACCGGCACCCCTGACCCAAAGGTGGTGTGGACCAAAAACAACCACACGGTGGTGGAAGGCTCGG GCGTGATCCTGAGCCGGCGCAGTCACGTGCTGACCATCCAGCGCGTAAAGCAGGATGACGGTGGCTTATACAGCTGCTCTGCTTGCAACAGCCACGGGTGCGACACCTCGCAAGCCTTCTTGACTACTGAAG GTGCAGAGGAAAAGACCAACGTGGAGCTAATTGTTCCTATCGGCTCGGTGGTCATCGCCATGTTTTTCTGGCTTCTGATCGTTTTTGTCATCCGCGGGAGAAAAAGA CCCAACGGAGGAGAGCTGAAGACGGGTTACCTCTCCATGATCCTCGACTCAGAGGACGTGCCTATGGACGAGCAGTGTGAGAGGCTCACTTATGACGCTAACAAGTGGGAGTTCCCTCGGGACAGGCTGAAGCTAG GCGATCCGCTGGGACGAGGTGCATTTGGTCAGGTCGTTGAAGCTGCTGCTTTTGGCATTGAAAAAGTTGCCACCTGCACCACTGTTGCGGTCAAGATGCTTAAAG AGGGTGCCACGTCCAGCGAGTACCGAGCTTTAATGTCAGAACTAAAAATCCTCATCCACATCGGACATCACCTCAATGTAGTCAATCTACTGGGAGCCTGTACCAAGACTGGCG GCCCTCTCATGGTCATTGTGGAGTACTGCAAACACGGAAACCTATCTAGCTACCTGAAAAGCAAGCGCGGAGAGTACAGTCCATACAAG CGAAAGAGAACTGACAGCCGGAGGTGGACATCCACGGTAGACGACGTAACCGAAGGAGATCTCGGCTTGGGGAAGATTGCGCAGCTGGACATTTGCACAGGGACGGCCGACAGAGCTTCAGGCCACTCGAATCCTCAGGACG AGAGCACAGACGAAGACCACCTAACTATGGAAGACCTGATATCCTATAGTTTTCAGGTGGCCAAAGGAATGGAGTTCCTCTCCTCTCGCAAG TGCATCCACAGAGATCTTGCTGCAAGGAACATTCTGCTCTCTGAGAACAACGTGGTAAAGATCTGCGACTTTGGTCTGGCCAGGGACGTCTACAAGGACCCCGACTATGTCCGCAAGGGAGAT GCACGTCTTCCTTTGAAGTGGATGGCTCCAGAAACCATCTTCGACCGGGTGTACACAACCCAGAGTGATGTCTGGTCCTTTGGGGTCCTACTCTGGGAGATATTCTCACTGG GAGCATCTCCTTATCCTGGTGTCTGCATTGATGAAACCTTCTGCCGAAGGCTTAAAGAAGGCACCAGGATGCGTCCACCGGAGTATGCCACTTCGGAAAT ATATCAGACCATGCTTGATTGCTGGTTGGACCGTCCCACGGACAGGCCGACATTCGCTGAACTGGTTGAGCATCTAGGCAACCTGTTGCAGGCCAGCGTTCGTCAG GATGGTAAGGACTACATCCCGCTGACAGCAGGAGGTGACACAATGGGAGTTCCAGGTTACACTACACCTCAGAGCAGAGAAGCCCTGGATGCGCAGCCACACTACGACAACGCTGTGTCTTTCGG GCAAGGTGAAACGTGCAGCCGGAGGCTCAGCGTGAAGACGTTTGACGATGTTCCTGTGGAGCATAACAGTGTCATG GAAGGTCACATAGATAGTTCAGCCGACGAGGCAAAAGGTTTGAATCCTCAGCTCCTCACGACACACAACTTTAG CCAACTTCTGCGCTGCAAGAGCAAAGAATCCCTGGCTTCCGGCTCTTCCAACCAGACAAGCGGCTACCAGTCCGGCTACCACTCGGATGACGCTGACACACCCGTTTATGCTAACGAGGAGGCCATCGTCAAGCACGCCATGCTGCTAAAAAAGCAGAAACCTCCCCCCATCCACAAATTCGGCATGGAGATCCGCTACAGCACGCCGCCAGTCTGA